In one window of Halorubrum sp. BV1 DNA:
- a CDS encoding cation-translocating P-type ATPase, giving the protein MSASASNETGDAADGCTLCDLPTDGVDVTDDEGNRFCCAGCRDVYAALGDVDVDADDVRSRRTATADGNAARSAADAADADGVVDGDSDASAVPADHEATFLEVDGMHCATCEAFIETVATNTEGVSAASASYVTDTVRIDHDPGSVSTDDLSEAVSGLGYSAYARDDAFERRRADNMATARLAAGVLVGMAVMLQYIVIIYPTYFAFPFYNERTLEYLNQAMSSTSGTYFFIVIAVLTTVVLFVTGKPILRGAYVSAKTRSPNMDLLVALAAVSAYVYSTLAVIFVESPSVYYDVTVAIIVIVTVGNRYEDAIKSRATELLSDLTAVQVDSARRVARAGADGDDGEDGATEEVAIDALAPDDRVLVRAGERVPVDGEVVDGDAAVDESVVTGESMPVRKTPGDAVVGGSVVADGSVTVAVGPDASSSLDRVSELVWDLQSGNHGVQKLADRLATIFVPAVLSIAVVAAGANLALGNGVTRAMLVGLTVLIVSCPCALGLATPLAVAAGIRDALERNIVIFDDTVFERVRDADTAVFDKTGTLTTGEMRVVAREIDDDLLRLAAALEERSAHPVGQAIAAARAAGDAADIAEPTGSGDDDAAPAVADGGTAATDRTESGEPLGGDSQSPDVADFESHARGVSGTVDGTPVVVGHPDLFDERGWAVPDRIREAVADARDVGRVPVAVGRDGAAEGVIVVGDELREGWEETVTALDGRGVDVVVLTGDDERAATVFNEHDAVSSVFAGVPPEGKAETVERLKANGLTVMVGDGTNDAPALAAADLGIALGGGTAMAADAADVAIVDDDLGSVATVFELARAAGRRVKGNIGWAFLYNAVAIPLAALGLLNPLFAAVAMGLSSLLVVTNSSRALLSDEA; this is encoded by the coding sequence GTGAGCGCGAGCGCGTCGAACGAGACGGGAGACGCAGCCGACGGCTGTACCCTCTGTGACCTCCCGACCGACGGCGTCGACGTCACTGACGACGAAGGGAACCGCTTCTGTTGTGCCGGCTGTCGAGACGTGTACGCCGCCCTCGGCGACGTCGACGTCGACGCCGACGACGTGCGCTCGCGGCGGACCGCGACCGCCGACGGGAACGCCGCTCGGAGCGCGGCCGACGCGGCTGACGCGGACGGTGTCGTCGACGGCGACAGCGACGCGTCAGCGGTTCCGGCCGACCACGAGGCGACGTTCCTCGAAGTGGACGGAATGCACTGTGCGACCTGCGAGGCGTTCATCGAGACGGTCGCGACGAACACCGAGGGCGTGAGCGCCGCGAGCGCGAGCTACGTCACGGACACGGTTCGGATCGACCACGATCCCGGCTCGGTCTCCACCGACGACCTCTCCGAGGCCGTGAGCGGGCTCGGCTACAGCGCGTACGCCCGAGACGACGCCTTCGAGCGCCGTCGCGCCGACAACATGGCGACGGCGCGGCTGGCTGCCGGCGTGCTCGTCGGCATGGCGGTCATGCTCCAGTACATCGTCATCATCTACCCCACCTACTTCGCGTTCCCCTTCTACAACGAGCGCACGCTGGAGTACCTCAATCAGGCGATGTCGTCGACCTCCGGCACCTACTTTTTCATCGTCATCGCGGTGTTGACGACGGTCGTGCTGTTCGTGACGGGCAAGCCGATCCTCAGAGGGGCGTACGTCAGCGCCAAGACGCGGTCGCCGAACATGGATCTCCTCGTCGCGCTCGCGGCCGTCAGCGCGTACGTCTACAGCACGCTCGCCGTGATCTTCGTCGAGTCGCCCTCCGTCTACTACGACGTGACCGTCGCGATCATCGTGATCGTCACTGTCGGGAACCGCTACGAGGACGCGATCAAGTCGCGCGCGACCGAACTGCTCTCGGATCTCACCGCCGTACAGGTCGACTCGGCGCGGCGGGTCGCCCGGGCCGGAGCCGACGGCGACGATGGCGAAGACGGAGCGACCGAGGAGGTCGCCATCGACGCCCTCGCCCCCGACGACCGCGTGCTCGTGCGCGCCGGCGAGCGGGTTCCGGTCGACGGCGAGGTCGTCGACGGCGATGCCGCGGTCGACGAGTCGGTGGTCACCGGGGAGTCGATGCCCGTTCGGAAGACGCCCGGCGACGCGGTGGTCGGCGGGTCGGTCGTCGCCGACGGCTCCGTGACGGTCGCGGTCGGCCCGGACGCGAGTTCCAGCCTCGACCGCGTCTCCGAGTTGGTGTGGGACCTCCAGAGCGGGAACCACGGGGTCCAGAAGCTCGCGGACCGGCTGGCGACCATCTTCGTCCCCGCGGTGCTGTCGATCGCCGTCGTCGCCGCCGGGGCCAACCTCGCGCTCGGCAACGGGGTGACGCGGGCGATGCTCGTCGGACTCACGGTGCTCATCGTCTCGTGTCCGTGCGCGCTCGGGCTCGCGACGCCGCTCGCGGTGGCGGCGGGCATCCGCGACGCCTTGGAGCGAAACATCGTGATATTCGACGACACCGTCTTCGAGCGGGTCCGCGACGCCGACACCGCCGTCTTCGACAAGACGGGGACGCTGACGACGGGCGAGATGCGCGTAGTCGCCCGCGAGATCGACGACGACCTGCTCCGGCTCGCGGCCGCGCTCGAAGAGCGGTCCGCTCATCCGGTCGGACAGGCGATCGCGGCGGCGCGAGCGGCGGGCGACGCCGCCGACATCGCCGAGCCAACGGGTTCCGGCGACGACGACGCGGCTCCCGCGGTCGCCGACGGCGGGACGGCGGCGACCGACCGGACGGAAAGCGGGGAACCGCTCGGCGGCGACTCGCAGTCGCCCGACGTCGCCGACTTCGAGAGCCACGCTCGGGGCGTCTCCGGAACCGTCGACGGGACGCCGGTCGTCGTCGGACACCCCGACCTCTTCGACGAGCGGGGGTGGGCGGTGCCGGACCGGATCCGGGAGGCGGTCGCGGACGCCCGCGACGTCGGACGCGTCCCGGTTGCGGTCGGTCGCGACGGCGCGGCCGAGGGCGTGATCGTCGTCGGCGACGAGCTTCGCGAGGGGTGGGAGGAGACGGTGACCGCGCTCGACGGCCGCGGCGTCGACGTGGTCGTCCTCACGGGCGACGACGAGCGCGCGGCCACGGTGTTCAACGAACACGACGCCGTCTCTTCGGTGTTCGCCGGCGTTCCGCCCGAGGGGAAAGCCGAGACCGTCGAGCGGCTGAAAGCCAACGGACTCACCGTGATGGTGGGCGACGGGACCAACGACGCGCCCGCGCTCGCGGCGGCGGATCTGGGGATCGCGCTCGGCGGCGGCACGGCGATGGCGGCCGACGCCGCCGACGTCGCGATCGTCGACGACGACCTCGGCTCCGTGGCGACCGTCTTCGAACTCGCGCGCGCGGCCGGCCGGCGGGTGAAAGGAAACATC